A window of Mucilaginibacter paludis DSM 18603 contains these coding sequences:
- a CDS encoding Gldg family protein gives MLKTIKIAQLEISILFYSPVAWLVLVIFMVQSGMGFFNMLQGVQEALLMGSHMGDLTFTAFPGVSGLFAKITETLYLYIPLLSMGLMSRETSSGSIKLLLSSPVKISEIILGKYLAIVSYGFILILILAVYSLIGVIAIKDADITLILSGLIGLFLLTCTYSAIGLFMSSLTSYQVVAAISTLAVFAVLRFVGGIGQEINFVRDLTYFLSISGRADDMLKGLITTKDVLYFIIIIVLFISLCILRLQAGREAKPWRVQVGKYVLLLVISLMLGYISSRPSLIAYLDMTATKSRTLTQNSQDVAKKIVGPLTITTYVNLLDQDVYSGLPAARNSDLDMFAEYRRFIPGLTMKYVYYYDATDLQNNRNMIYQGNIKGLSIKQVAEKVADNMGLDLDDFMPPAEIRKIIDLSKENNTFVRVLSYNGKTSKLRLYNEMKRFPEEAEITAAIKRLVVTPPKIGFITGNNERSIDKTGDRNYQVIINDRTARQSLINQGFDAQNSDINNQAIPRDINVLVLADPTIALTDAAVQKIKNYVDAGGDMLITAEPGRQQIINPLLKYLGVQLMNGMLVAPSKNETPDMVYATIADQAALIDPVFGRLHQNHSFVAMQGVAAIAFEQQNKFHINTLLESAPSGWNKTGKTDLTSTEVTYDAAAGDQKGSFPVAAALSRMINSRQQKIIVSGDADLMSNLALKAPKGYNLTYSQLLFKWFCNGEFPVDVSRFATTDDTLQIKRKQLSTFKLVFLAIVPALIVALGAFILIGRKRK, from the coding sequence ATGCTAAAAACTATAAAAATCGCTCAACTGGAAATCAGTATCCTGTTCTATTCGCCGGTAGCCTGGCTTGTACTGGTTATTTTCATGGTACAATCGGGCATGGGTTTCTTTAACATGCTGCAAGGTGTGCAGGAGGCTTTATTGATGGGATCGCACATGGGCGATCTGACTTTTACCGCCTTCCCGGGAGTAAGCGGCTTGTTTGCAAAAATCACCGAAACATTGTACCTCTATATCCCATTATTGAGCATGGGGCTCATGAGCAGGGAAACCAGTAGCGGCTCCATCAAATTGCTGCTATCATCTCCCGTAAAGATCAGCGAGATCATCCTCGGAAAATACCTGGCCATTGTAAGCTATGGCTTTATACTTATTCTGATACTTGCTGTCTACTCCCTTATTGGGGTTATTGCTATAAAGGATGCCGATATTACCCTTATCCTTTCCGGCCTTATAGGGCTTTTCCTGTTAACGTGTACATACTCAGCCATCGGCTTGTTTATGTCGAGCTTAACCAGTTACCAGGTTGTGGCTGCTATAAGTACACTGGCTGTATTTGCAGTGCTTCGCTTTGTAGGAGGTATTGGCCAGGAGATCAATTTTGTAAGAGACCTTACCTATTTCCTCTCCATCTCCGGCCGGGCCGATGATATGCTGAAAGGCCTTATCACCACCAAAGATGTACTATATTTTATCATCATTATTGTATTATTTATCTCGCTTTGTATCCTTAGGCTTCAGGCTGGCCGCGAGGCAAAGCCATGGCGTGTGCAAGTAGGTAAGTATGTTTTGTTATTGGTAATATCCCTGATGCTGGGCTACATCAGCTCGAGGCCTTCTTTGATAGCTTACCTGGACATGACGGCGACCAAATCACGAACGCTTACCCAAAACAGTCAGGATGTGGCAAAAAAAATAGTTGGTCCGTTAACGATAACTACCTACGTGAACCTGCTCGACCAGGACGTATATTCGGGACTGCCCGCCGCGAGAAACAGCGACTTGGATATGTTTGCTGAGTACCGGCGTTTCATCCCCGGTTTAACCATGAAATACGTTTACTATTACGATGCTACCGATCTGCAGAATAACCGTAACATGATTTACCAGGGGAATATCAAAGGTTTGAGCATCAAACAGGTGGCCGAAAAGGTAGCCGATAATATGGGACTTGATCTGGACGATTTTATGCCTCCGGCCGAGATCCGCAAGATAATAGATCTGAGTAAGGAGAACAACACCTTTGTGCGGGTGCTTAGTTACAACGGCAAAACAAGTAAACTGCGTTTATATAACGAAATGAAACGCTTTCCGGAAGAGGCGGAGATAACTGCGGCCATAAAGCGATTAGTGGTTACGCCACCCAAAATTGGGTTTATAACCGGCAACAACGAACGAAGCATTGATAAAACGGGCGACAGGAACTACCAGGTGATCATCAATGACAGAACCGCACGCCAATCGCTCATTAACCAGGGATTTGATGCACAGAATAGCGACATTAACAACCAGGCCATCCCCCGCGATATTAACGTGCTGGTATTGGCCGATCCGACTATTGCTTTGACTGATGCTGCAGTACAAAAAATCAAAAACTATGTTGACGCTGGCGGCGATATGCTGATTACTGCCGAACCGGGCAGGCAGCAGATTATCAACCCGCTGTTGAAGTACTTAGGGGTACAATTAATGAATGGCATGTTGGTAGCGCCAAGTAAAAATGAAACGCCGGATATGGTTTACGCTACAATTGCAGACCAGGCCGCTCTCATCGACCCTGTTTTTGGGCGGCTCCACCAAAACCATAGCTTTGTAGCCATGCAGGGAGTAGCGGCAATTGCTTTTGAACAACAAAACAAGTTCCATATCAACACACTGTTAGAAAGCGCACCTTCGGGCTGGAACAAAACAGGCAAAACAGACCTTACATCAACAGAAGTAACTTACGATGCTGCGGCAGGCGATCAGAAAGGAAGTTTCCCGGTAGCCGCGGCGCTTTCCAGAATGATCAACTCGCGCCAGCAAAAGATCATCGTATCCGGCGATGCCGACTTGATGAGCAACCTGGCACTTAAAGCCCCTAAAGGCTATAACTTAACTTATAGCCAATTGCTGTTTAAATGGTTTTGCAACGGGGAGTTTCCGGTAGATGTAAGCCGTTTTGCAACAACCGACGATACTTTACAGATAAAGCGTAAGCAGCTTTCCACTTTTAAGCTGGTTTTTTTGGCTATTGTGCCAGCCTTAATCGTAGCTTTAGGAGCGTTTATACTGATTGGGAGGAAAAGGAAATAA
- a CDS encoding ABC transporter ATP-binding protein: MEKNIVSVEHLSHKYSKNWAIRDINFEINQKGVLGLLGSNGAGKSTTMNILCGVLNQTEGNVFIDGINLREHPEQAKQLLGFLPQNAPLHLDLTVDEYLRYCAFIRNIEKKQIKAAVEAAKDRCGIAHFSQRLISNLSGGYRQRVGIAQAIIHQPKLVVLDEPTNGLDPIQILEVRKLIREIAEERSVIFSTHILSEVQATCNDIRMIEGGRMVFADTMEAFNNYILPNSLLVSLDNPPALAELEAINGVTSAELLNDQRIRIRFKASGTISKKIVELSINNGWQLTEILLEKSSLDEIFAQLSNRPLR; this comes from the coding sequence GTGGAAAAAAATATAGTAAGCGTAGAACACCTCTCGCATAAATACAGCAAAAACTGGGCGATAAGAGATATTAATTTCGAGATAAACCAAAAAGGCGTATTAGGCCTATTGGGTTCTAATGGTGCGGGTAAATCTACAACCATGAACATCCTTTGCGGCGTGCTCAACCAAACCGAAGGAAACGTTTTTATTGATGGTATTAACTTACGCGAACACCCGGAGCAGGCTAAACAGTTACTGGGTTTTTTACCGCAAAATGCCCCCCTGCACCTCGACCTTACCGTTGATGAATACCTCCGATACTGCGCATTTATACGGAATATTGAAAAAAAGCAGATAAAGGCAGCCGTTGAAGCTGCAAAGGACAGGTGTGGTATTGCGCACTTCAGTCAACGGTTGATCAGTAATCTATCCGGCGGATACCGGCAGCGCGTAGGCATAGCGCAAGCTATCATTCACCAACCTAAGCTGGTTGTATTGGATGAACCTACCAACGGGCTCGATCCGATACAGATATTGGAAGTACGTAAACTGATCAGGGAAATAGCCGAAGAACGGTCGGTGATTTTTTCAACCCATATCCTTTCAGAAGTGCAGGCTACCTGTAACGACATCCGGATGATAGAAGGAGGCAGAATGGTTTTTGCCGATACGATGGAAGCCTTCAACAATTACATCTTACCAAACTCCCTGCTGGTATCGCTTGACAACCCACCTGCACTCGCCGAACTGGAAGCTATAAATGGCGTAACGAGCGCCGAGCTGTTGAACGACCAACGCATCCGCATCCGGTTTAAAGCATCGGGCACCATTTCAAAGAAAATTGTTGAACTCAGCATAAACAACGGCTGGCAGTTGACTGAGATCCTGCTTGAAAAAAGCTCGCTCGACGAAATATTCGCCCAACTCTCTAACCGTCCTCTACGATAA
- a CDS encoding helix-turn-helix domain-containing protein, which yields MIKNVQKLNLTLLNADFVALNKNWNYKNVTSTFYRIYYIGEGSGNIDDAAGSIKLEPGFLYLIPSFTTCNYHCTEYMSQYYITFVEESPDGASLFAANRKIFKIPARDQEAEAVKRICKLNPGRGLKGSHNPSVFEKHAALQRYQELNQAMSAPALMETRGLLLQLMARFIASGTFNENEETAINSKIADAINFMLTNLQSGVMVTELAKRACLHPDYFSRLFHENTGERPLAYLQLRRVERARLLLTTTDLPVYEVARQSGFESTSYFARIFKNITGLTAGAYKRDNTIG from the coding sequence ATGATTAAGAATGTCCAAAAGCTGAATTTAACGCTACTGAATGCGGATTTTGTTGCGTTGAACAAAAACTGGAATTACAAGAATGTAACGAGCACGTTTTACCGCATCTACTATATCGGTGAAGGTAGCGGAAACATTGATGACGCAGCCGGAAGTATCAAATTGGAACCCGGATTTTTATACCTCATTCCGAGTTTTACCACCTGCAATTATCACTGCACGGAATACATGAGCCAATATTACATCACTTTTGTGGAGGAGTCGCCCGACGGTGCGTCTTTATTTGCAGCCAACCGCAAGATCTTTAAGATACCTGCACGCGACCAGGAAGCAGAGGCTGTAAAACGTATCTGTAAACTAAACCCCGGGCGGGGGCTAAAGGGCTCGCATAATCCATCCGTGTTTGAGAAACACGCCGCACTACAGCGGTACCAGGAGCTTAATCAGGCCATGTCGGCTCCTGCTTTGATGGAAACCCGCGGCCTGCTGTTGCAGTTAATGGCCAGATTTATTGCCTCGGGAACTTTCAATGAAAACGAAGAAACCGCCATCAATTCCAAAATTGCAGATGCTATTAATTTTATGCTTACCAACCTTCAGTCGGGCGTTATGGTAACAGAGCTTGCCAAACGAGCATGCCTGCATCCTGATTATTTTTCCCGGCTTTTCCATGAGAATACAGGTGAACGCCCCCTGGCTTACCTGCAGTTGCGGCGTGTAGAACGCGCCAGGCTGCTTTTGACGACAACAGACCTGCCCGTTTATGAGGTAGCCAGGCAATCGGGTTTTGAAAGTACATCTTATTTTGCGCGGATATTTAAAAACATTACCGGGCTTACAGCCGGAGCCTATAAACGGGATAATACCATTGGCTGA
- a CDS encoding glycosyl hydrolase family 95 catalytic domain-containing protein — translation MKKPLLQHFTFCTFAFVLFCLNVAEAQVKVPAQKGSIDGFAAASKHPIVADKPAQDFFEGSLLGNGAMGVNVTSRPDAIVLYFGHNNVWDIRLAEHHREELGTFEQVFEKVKKIPADYGDLSDDAWYREYNQMAGDNYRKPYPRPFPCGSVLIGFDRRKVQVLGQRLDISNGLCTVSLLTAGKKRLFLKIFTDMNTDRLLMHLVNEDGSPAANIFERIKVMPDPSTPADIPAFSAQEDLKGGKLSFRQTLPFDEPDKHSTANSADKAFRLTLALNGNFVKKTRMNWNGRTENMAVLEGALSAQQSFDVVVSLEEGLASVIPQEIPQTIAPGAKLFADVFKQNEQIWMAYWSKSAVMLDDQFLEEIWYRNLYFLNCTAKPGVTCPGLFANWSYNNIGTAWHGDYHMNYNVQQPFWVTFSSNHLEKNIPYVDLINSLLPVSTKWAKEYYKLPGAYFPHSAYPVSMSINPYPVPDWGWEVSETPWAVQGLWWHYLYSADKAFLKNKAYEPIKAACQFLAAYMKRADAYGGDRWKDDKYHVFPTVAPELYALRPGFKYNYDCGVDLTLIKFIFKAFDLAATILGTRMQNKALLTDIGDILSHFPEYPTAKTESGADILVAVPGESAGTVYNVPDALFAAFPGEDYGLHSDKKTLELLKNTYLNQQNEGGNDLVFANLQAARIGMLDMDEFKRQIKYCLLPNGSAADMVMQTHGRYNDLSDYAYMKKMGIWFENFALPAVINECLMQSYNGTIRLFPNWPSNHNGRFENLRAAGAFLVSAAKINGKVTQVRIYSEKGNDLHLISPWGNKVTIKVSGKDGKIVSGEIVVKTRPGQWLTLSSD, via the coding sequence ATGAAAAAACCATTACTTCAGCATTTTACATTCTGCACATTCGCCTTTGTTTTGTTCTGCTTGAATGTAGCTGAGGCGCAGGTTAAGGTACCTGCGCAAAAGGGCAGTATCGATGGATTTGCAGCCGCCTCTAAACATCCAATCGTAGCTGACAAACCCGCGCAGGATTTTTTTGAGGGCTCGCTTCTGGGCAATGGTGCAATGGGCGTAAATGTAACCAGCAGGCCTGATGCAATAGTGCTGTATTTCGGGCATAATAATGTTTGGGATATCCGCCTTGCGGAACATCACCGGGAGGAACTGGGAACCTTTGAACAGGTGTTTGAAAAGGTTAAGAAAATACCGGCTGACTACGGCGACCTGAGCGACGATGCCTGGTACCGTGAGTACAACCAGATGGCGGGAGACAATTACCGCAAACCTTACCCGCGCCCATTCCCCTGCGGTTCGGTACTAATAGGCTTTGACCGCAGAAAGGTACAGGTATTGGGGCAGCGGCTGGATATCTCTAATGGCTTATGCACGGTTAGCCTGTTAACAGCCGGCAAAAAGCGCCTGTTCCTGAAAATATTTACCGATATGAATACGGACAGACTGCTGATGCACCTGGTTAACGAAGACGGCAGCCCGGCAGCCAATATCTTCGAACGGATCAAAGTGATGCCTGATCCTTCCACCCCCGCAGACATCCCGGCGTTCAGCGCGCAGGAGGATCTGAAGGGTGGCAAACTCTCTTTCCGTCAAACGCTGCCTTTCGACGAACCTGATAAGCATAGCACAGCAAATTCCGCGGATAAAGCGTTCCGGCTGACACTTGCCCTCAATGGCAATTTTGTTAAAAAGACCCGTATGAATTGGAACGGCAGAACGGAAAACATGGCCGTGCTGGAAGGCGCACTTTCAGCGCAGCAATCATTTGATGTAGTGGTGAGCCTGGAGGAAGGGCTTGCATCCGTTATACCGCAGGAAATTCCCCAGACTATCGCCCCCGGAGCAAAGCTGTTTGCCGACGTGTTTAAACAAAACGAACAGATATGGATGGCTTACTGGTCTAAATCGGCAGTCATGCTGGATGATCAGTTTCTGGAAGAGATATGGTACCGCAATCTTTACTTTTTAAACTGCACCGCAAAGCCGGGCGTTACCTGCCCGGGCCTTTTTGCCAACTGGAGTTATAATAACATCGGTACGGCCTGGCACGGCGACTACCACATGAATTACAATGTTCAGCAGCCTTTTTGGGTTACCTTCAGCAGTAATCATCTCGAAAAAAATATACCCTATGTTGATCTCATCAACTCTCTTCTTCCCGTTAGTACCAAGTGGGCAAAAGAATATTATAAGCTGCCGGGGGCCTATTTCCCGCATTCTGCCTACCCGGTTTCAATGAGCATCAACCCGTACCCGGTGCCCGACTGGGGCTGGGAAGTTAGCGAAACGCCCTGGGCTGTTCAGGGTTTATGGTGGCATTACCTATATTCAGCTGACAAAGCTTTTTTAAAGAACAAAGCTTATGAGCCTATTAAAGCGGCATGCCAGTTTCTCGCCGCTTATATGAAACGGGCGGATGCGTATGGCGGAGACCGGTGGAAGGATGATAAATATCACGTGTTTCCAACTGTTGCACCGGAGTTATATGCCTTGCGGCCTGGTTTTAAATACAATTACGACTGCGGCGTAGACCTGACGCTAATTAAATTTATATTTAAAGCTTTTGACCTCGCCGCCACAATACTGGGAACGCGTATGCAGAACAAGGCTTTACTGACCGACATCGGTGATATTTTGAGCCATTTCCCCGAATATCCGACAGCAAAAACCGAATCAGGAGCCGATATACTGGTGGCCGTACCCGGTGAAAGTGCCGGAACGGTTTATAATGTGCCCGACGCCCTGTTCGCCGCTTTCCCAGGCGAGGACTATGGCTTGCACTCGGATAAAAAGACGCTGGAACTTTTAAAAAACACCTACCTCAACCAGCAGAACGAAGGCGGCAACGACCTTGTTTTCGCCAACCTGCAAGCGGCAAGGATCGGCATGCTGGACATGGACGAGTTTAAACGGCAGATTAAATACTGTTTGCTGCCCAACGGAAGCGCTGCCGATATGGTTATGCAAACCCATGGCCGCTATAACGACCTAAGCGACTACGCATATATGAAGAAAATGGGAATTTGGTTTGAGAACTTTGCGCTACCGGCCGTGATTAACGAGTGCCTGATGCAAAGCTATAATGGCACTATCCGGCTTTTTCCGAACTGGCCTTCCAATCATAACGGGAGGTTTGAAAATCTCAGAGCGGCGGGCGCATTCCTCGTTAGCGCTGCAAAAATCAACGGTAAGGTAACCCAGGTACGCATATACAGTGAAAAAGGCAATGACCTGCACCTAATATCCCCATGGGGGAACAAGGTAACGATCAAGGTGTCAGGCAAAGACGGAAAGATCGTTTCCGGAGAAATTGTTGTTAAAACCAGGCCCGGACAATGGCTTACACTGAGTAGTGATTGA
- a CDS encoding FAD-dependent oxidoreductase, with protein sequence MKTSKAINLLQNKQVAIIGGGPGGLTLARLLQLKGVNVKVYERDFNATARVQGATLDLHFGSGLKAIEAAGLMETFKATYRPGNEKGRVVDKNANIIYDEHNKEAIKDFDSSSYRPEIDRGPLRDMLLNSLHDDTVVWDSQLKSLSRDGHGWKLKFKNGSTATADLVIGADGANSIVRPLVIPVKPLYSGVLIVQGNVENGKTAAPRIHHLLKDGKIYAYGDGMFLHISSKGDGSIDFYISLKKDEHWLKTSGIDFADRTQVHTWFKNEFLEWDSIWLELIENTELPLLLRPQYYIPSGQTWQAQPNITLLGDAAHIMPPSGEGVNLAMLDALELSECITSESYDDLRSAVAAYEEPMRARAVQELRDSLEMAEWMHSENALSLMVELLDQNQ encoded by the coding sequence ATGAAAACATCAAAAGCAATAAATCTTTTACAAAATAAACAAGTAGCCATCATTGGCGGGGGGCCGGGTGGGTTAACACTTGCAAGGCTTTTGCAGCTTAAAGGTGTAAATGTAAAAGTTTATGAGCGGGATTTCAATGCCACGGCACGCGTGCAGGGTGCAACGCTTGATCTGCACTTCGGATCGGGATTAAAAGCAATCGAAGCAGCAGGTTTGATGGAAACTTTTAAAGCTACCTACCGGCCGGGTAACGAAAAAGGACGCGTGGTTGATAAAAATGCGAACATCATCTACGACGAACACAATAAGGAAGCTATTAAAGACTTCGATAGTTCATCCTATCGACCGGAAATCGACAGAGGGCCTTTAAGGGACATGCTGTTAAACTCGCTCCATGATGATACTGTTGTTTGGGACAGCCAATTAAAATCCCTTTCCAGGGATGGCCATGGCTGGAAACTGAAATTTAAAAACGGTTCGACGGCCACCGCTGATCTTGTAATTGGCGCTGATGGTGCTAATTCCATTGTTCGTCCCTTAGTTATACCTGTTAAACCTCTTTATTCCGGCGTATTGATCGTACAGGGGAACGTAGAAAATGGTAAAACTGCTGCACCCCGCATTCACCACTTATTAAAAGACGGGAAGATCTATGCGTATGGTGACGGTATGTTTTTACATATTTCTTCTAAAGGGGATGGCAGTATAGATTTTTATATCAGCCTGAAAAAGGATGAGCATTGGCTGAAAACCAGCGGAATTGATTTTGCAGACCGCACCCAAGTGCATACGTGGTTTAAAAATGAGTTCCTGGAATGGGATAGTATATGGCTTGAATTGATTGAAAATACAGAGTTGCCACTTTTATTGCGTCCGCAATATTATATTCCTTCAGGGCAAACCTGGCAAGCACAACCCAATATAACCCTGCTGGGCGATGCGGCTCACATCATGCCGCCATCCGGCGAGGGTGTTAACCTTGCAATGCTGGATGCTCTGGAATTAAGTGAATGTATTACCAGTGAAAGTTATGATGATCTTAGGTCTGCAGTTGCAGCTTACGAAGAACCGATGCGGGCACGGGCGGTACAAGAACTAAGAGACTCACTCGAAATGGCAGAATGGATGCATTCCGAAAATGCGTTGTCACTGATGGTAGAACTACTTGATCAAAATCAGTGA
- a CDS encoding Dps family protein produces MKPNIGINEADRKAVSDQLSKLLADEFVLYTKTRNAHWNIEGPDFHSMHIFFEEQYGQLDELMDSVAERIRKIGHYAPATLAQFLQLTHLTEKSDSKNDSQGFLKELLEDHESIIEFIRGNINPFATEYNDAGTSDFITGLMETHEGMAWMLRSHFR; encoded by the coding sequence ATGAAACCTAACATTGGCATCAACGAAGCAGACAGGAAAGCTGTTTCAGATCAATTAAGTAAATTATTGGCAGACGAATTTGTGCTGTACACCAAAACCCGTAATGCACACTGGAATATTGAAGGCCCCGACTTTCACTCCATGCACATATTTTTTGAAGAACAGTATGGCCAACTGGACGAACTAATGGATAGCGTTGCAGAACGTATCCGTAAAATAGGTCACTATGCACCAGCTACTTTAGCGCAGTTTTTGCAATTGACCCACTTAACCGAAAAAAGCGATAGCAAGAACGACAGCCAGGGCTTTTTGAAAGAATTACTGGAAGACCACGAAAGCATCATTGAATTCATCCGCGGAAACATTAATCCATTTGCTACCGAATATAATGATGCCGGTACAAGTGATTTTATCACCGGGCTGATGGAAACGCACGAAGGCATGGCCTGGATGCTCAGGTCGCATTTCAGGTAA
- a CDS encoding AraC family transcriptional regulator — MIARKSHNGLPDSKEVERSHRDNGYVFILQEKGTTRIEIDFQEHRIAASSVIFINPHQIHRVIGFENATITSWMITPENLQLKFLELLESLTPVGALALDAETLSIIAQTASLCMQFAERKHEKLFDAILKESCNTLVALVASQYIALAKATDNSSRFEVVTKAFKSSLENNFTTVKSPGAYAKCLNISTPYLNECVKSTTGQPVSDHIQQRVILEARRLLYHSTKSVKEIAVELGYDDYSYFTRLFTKITGMPPLAFRSKNLD, encoded by the coding sequence ATGATTGCAAGAAAATCGCATAATGGCTTGCCTGATTCCAAAGAGGTTGAGCGGTCGCACAGGGACAACGGATATGTGTTTATCTTACAGGAAAAAGGAACAACCCGCATAGAGATTGATTTTCAAGAACATCGCATAGCCGCATCTTCTGTCATATTTATAAATCCACATCAAATACATCGTGTAATAGGGTTTGAAAACGCCACGATCACGAGCTGGATGATCACCCCTGAAAATCTGCAGCTGAAGTTTCTTGAACTGCTGGAAAGCCTTACTCCGGTAGGCGCCCTTGCTTTAGATGCAGAAACCCTATCTATTATAGCTCAAACCGCTTCTCTCTGTATGCAATTTGCTGAACGGAAACACGAGAAACTATTTGATGCCATCCTGAAAGAAAGCTGCAATACCTTAGTTGCATTGGTCGCATCGCAGTACATAGCATTGGCTAAAGCAACCGATAACTCTTCAAGGTTTGAGGTGGTCACTAAAGCGTTCAAGTCATCGTTAGAAAATAATTTTACAACCGTCAAAAGCCCGGGAGCGTATGCTAAATGCCTTAATATATCTACTCCTTACCTGAACGAGTGTGTAAAAAGCACCACCGGTCAGCCGGTTTCCGATCACATACAGCAGCGTGTTATTTTGGAAGCCAGGCGGCTGCTTTATCATTCTACCAAATCCGTAAAAGAAATCGCAGTTGAATTGGGCTATGATGACTATTCTTACTTTACCCGCCTGTTCACTAAGATCACCGGAATGCCCCCCTTAGCTTTTCGGAGCAAAAACCTCGATTAG
- a CDS encoding RNA polymerase sigma factor has translation MADYSTYSDADLAGFLKTGDRSAFAEIYNRYKFILHNHAWNKTRNTAEAQDALQEVFAALWSKRETINIGSNLSGYLYSAVRNHILNSIARKDVQSRYVSSIQQFSAENVTVTDHLVRENLFKALIEKEIAALPPRMRQVFELSRKQHLSHKQIAEIMGTSEQTVKKQMTNTLKVLRSKLGLIAYLYLLITIR, from the coding sequence ATGGCAGACTATAGCACATATTCAGATGCTGACCTGGCTGGTTTTTTAAAAACCGGCGACCGCTCTGCTTTTGCCGAAATTTATAACCGCTACAAATTCATACTTCATAACCACGCCTGGAACAAAACCCGTAATACTGCCGAAGCGCAAGATGCCTTGCAGGAAGTTTTTGCAGCGCTGTGGAGTAAACGCGAAACTATCAATATAGGCAGCAATTTATCGGGATACCTGTACAGTGCCGTGCGCAACCACATCCTGAATAGCATTGCGCGCAAAGATGTTCAGTCCAGGTATGTGTCGTCTATTCAGCAATTTTCTGCCGAAAATGTAACGGTAACCGACCACCTGGTTCGTGAAAACCTGTTTAAGGCGCTGATAGAAAAAGAAATTGCCGCGCTGCCACCCAGAATGCGGCAGGTGTTTGAACTGAGCCGAAAGCAACATTTAAGCCACAAGCAAATTGCCGAAATAATGGGCACCAGCGAGCAAACTGTTAAAAAACAAATGACTAACACCTTAAAGGTGCTCCGTTCCAAATTAGGATTGATAGCTTATCTATATTTGCTGATCACCATCCGCTGA
- a CDS encoding alpha/beta hydrolase encodes MKTTITEEIEIANYATDPHIDRQVKEFLKVLNSGGAPLETLSKEDARQVLIGAQASVKVDLSGIEVSQKTITADGEEISLNIIRPEAITEELPVFIFIHGGGWILGDFPTHERLVRDLVVASGAVAVFVNYTPSPEAQYPIAINQIYAATKWVAENGKEINVDGNRLAVVGNSVGGNMTAVTALQAKAKNGPKISLQVMMWPVTDARFDWESYKLFGEDRFLTAPLMKWMFDQYTTDAGERAEIWVSPLNATPEELKDLPPALIQVAENDILRDQGEAYGRKLNEAGVTVTTVRYNGMIHDFGLLNALANVPSVKSLIVQAAAELKKYLFI; translated from the coding sequence ATGAAAACCACAATCACTGAAGAAATTGAAATTGCAAATTACGCAACCGACCCACACATCGACCGCCAGGTTAAAGAATTTTTAAAAGTATTAAATAGTGGTGGTGCCCCCCTGGAAACTTTATCAAAAGAAGATGCAAGACAGGTTTTGATTGGCGCCCAGGCTTCCGTTAAAGTTGATCTGTCGGGTATTGAAGTTTCACAAAAAACGATCACTGCCGATGGTGAGGAAATCAGCCTGAACATTATTCGCCCTGAAGCGATAACCGAAGAGTTGCCGGTATTTATTTTTATACACGGCGGCGGTTGGATATTAGGCGATTTCCCGACACATGAGCGCCTGGTTCGCGACCTGGTTGTTGCATCTGGGGCGGTAGCTGTATTTGTAAATTACACGCCATCGCCAGAAGCGCAATACCCAATTGCTATTAACCAGATTTATGCGGCGACAAAATGGGTTGCCGAAAATGGAAAAGAGATTAATGTAGATGGTAACCGCCTGGCCGTTGTAGGTAATAGTGTAGGTGGAAATATGACTGCCGTTACCGCCCTACAGGCTAAAGCAAAAAACGGCCCCAAAATTAGTCTGCAGGTTATGATGTGGCCCGTAACCGATGCCAGGTTTGATTGGGAATCTTACAAACTTTTTGGAGAAGATCGTTTTTTAACTGCACCTTTGATGAAATGGATGTTTGACCAATATACTACCGATGCCGGCGAACGCGCGGAAATATGGGTATCGCCGCTAAACGCCACACCGGAAGAGTTAAAAGATCTTCCGCCGGCCTTGATCCAGGTTGCGGAAAACGATATCCTGAGAGACCAGGGCGAAGCTTACGGCCGTAAATTGAATGAGGCTGGTGTAACCGTTACTACGGTACGTTATAATGGCATGATCCACGATTTTGGCTTGCTAAATGCGCTGGCAAACGTGCCTTCGGTTAAATCGCTCATTGTGCAGGCTGCTGCCGAATTAAAGAAATATCTATTTATATAA